In Edaphobacter paludis, a single window of DNA contains:
- a CDS encoding alkaline phosphatase family protein, whose product MSRISWCACVPDIVASMVQVPVDNRAMLPHTVCSSKQVNGMMPDKSKPGIQNLRHVVVLMMENRSFDHMLGDLTKTNPAIDGIKGTESNPDTTGVQIPVQPLAEYQSQLDPDPNHHFAAVNLQIFDDPLNGPPLPPTMQGFVKSYFNQQQNVAHSHDILYYFTRDKLPVLTTLATEFAVFNRWFASIPGPTICNRAFAHYGTSFGQVSMDVFYEGKQYKSIYNRMLDAGRTVKLFYYDTASSTMEVVNLLQNEPSLFGTFSDFLRACDQNALPDYCFIEPNYTDHDAPDGSGEAIACDQHPDHDVRAGEQFIATIYNKIRENPALWSTTALLIVYDEHGGIYDHVSPPACTSDGFVAQPSETGTHDAFHFDRLGVRVPAILVSPWVPKGTVINDVFEHASIPATVTQWFIPNFDATHARSPREIASNTFLDHLSLNTVRDSNDCPDFQLS is encoded by the coding sequence ATGTCAAGGATTTCGTGGTGTGCGTGTGTGCCCGATATCGTAGCCTCTATGGTGCAAGTTCCCGTAGACAATCGGGCAATGTTGCCGCATACTGTCTGTTCATCAAAACAGGTGAACGGCATGATGCCTGATAAGTCAAAGCCCGGAATACAGAACCTCAGGCATGTTGTCGTCCTAATGATGGAGAACCGCTCCTTCGACCACATGCTGGGTGACCTTACTAAGACGAACCCCGCCATTGACGGTATCAAGGGAACTGAGTCCAACCCTGACACGACCGGCGTTCAAATCCCCGTTCAACCGCTGGCGGAATATCAAAGTCAACTCGATCCCGACCCAAACCACCACTTCGCCGCCGTCAACCTGCAGATATTCGATGACCCCCTCAACGGTCCGCCTCTGCCGCCCACCATGCAGGGCTTCGTCAAGAGCTATTTCAACCAGCAGCAGAACGTCGCCCACTCCCACGACATCCTTTACTACTTCACACGAGACAAGCTCCCCGTCCTCACTACCCTTGCGACCGAATTCGCAGTCTTCAACCGCTGGTTTGCCTCCATCCCCGGTCCCACCATCTGCAATCGTGCCTTCGCCCACTACGGTACCTCCTTTGGTCAGGTCAGCATGGACGTCTTCTACGAGGGCAAGCAATACAAGAGCATCTACAACCGCATGCTCGACGCGGGCCGCACCGTCAAGCTGTTCTATTACGACACGGCCAGTTCAACCATGGAGGTCGTCAACCTCCTGCAGAACGAACCCAGTCTCTTCGGAACCTTCAGTGATTTTCTCCGCGCCTGCGATCAGAACGCGCTGCCCGATTACTGCTTCATCGAACCCAACTACACCGACCACGATGCTCCGGACGGCAGCGGCGAAGCCATCGCGTGCGATCAGCACCCCGACCATGACGTCCGCGCCGGCGAGCAATTCATCGCCACCATCTACAACAAGATCCGAGAAAATCCTGCGCTTTGGTCCACCACTGCTCTTCTGATCGTCTATGACGAACACGGCGGGATCTACGACCACGTTTCCCCACCCGCCTGCACCTCAGACGGCTTCGTCGCACAGCCAAGCGAAACCGGAACCCACGACGCGTTTCACTTTGATCGCCTCGGTGTACGCGTCCCCGCCATTCTCGTCTCCCCCTGGGTCCCGAAAGGCACTGTCATCAATGACGTGTTCGAGCACGCCTCCATCCCCGCCACCGTGACCCAGTGGTTTATCCCGAACTTCGACGCCACCCATGCTCGCTCTCCCCGCGAAATCGCCTCCAACACCTTCCTCGACCATCTCTCACTCAACACCGTGCGAGACAGCAACGACTGTCCCGACTTCCAACTCAGCTGA
- a CDS encoding FAD-dependent oxidoreductase: MSYKIAILGGGVGGLSAAHELIERGFAVSVFERNHVFGGKARSLYVPNSGTGGRRDLPGEHGFRFFPAFYKHLPDTLKRIPFPGNVSVFNNLVHATRIEVAQAGKPPLILTARLPQTMEDWLLAFKELFEGIGVPDDEVLFFADRLLTLLTSCPERRVSEYEQISWWTFVAAASHSAIYQTLLAEGLTRSLVAVRAQEGSTRTVGYILLQLIFGILTWGGFDRLLSGPTSEVWLLPWVQYLSQKGVQFQPDTTIKAFNSDASGLTSVTVEQGGQQAEISADFYISALPVEIMTGLVTSEMKTLAPSLAHLDSLRTAWMNGIQFFLKQDVPLDFGHTLYADSPWALTSVSQRQFWQQANLADYGDGQVGGLLSADISDWETPGILYGKPAMQCTAQEIKDEVWAQMKAHLNVAGAEPIRDDNLLTWFLDPDVQFPNPSAVTNLEPLLINTANSLQYRPNAATEIPNLFLASDYVRTYTDLACMEAANEAARRAVNAILTKTGSTQPPASLWEMQEPDCFKPLIEYDRLRFRMGLSHTSIGPI, from the coding sequence ATGTCTTATAAGATCGCAATTCTAGGTGGCGGTGTTGGCGGCCTCAGCGCCGCACACGAATTGATCGAGCGTGGATTCGCGGTCTCTGTGTTCGAGCGCAACCACGTCTTCGGAGGCAAAGCGCGGAGCCTATATGTCCCCAATTCCGGTACCGGCGGACGTCGTGACCTTCCCGGTGAGCATGGCTTCCGGTTCTTCCCCGCGTTCTACAAACATCTGCCGGACACCCTGAAGCGAATCCCGTTCCCGGGCAATGTAAGTGTCTTCAACAATCTCGTGCATGCGACGCGCATCGAGGTCGCACAGGCCGGGAAGCCGCCTCTGATCCTCACCGCAAGGCTGCCGCAAACTATGGAGGATTGGCTGCTCGCCTTCAAGGAACTCTTCGAAGGCATCGGCGTTCCCGACGACGAGGTGCTCTTCTTCGCCGACCGCCTGCTCACTCTTCTCACCAGTTGTCCTGAGCGCCGGGTATCGGAGTATGAACAGATATCGTGGTGGACCTTTGTCGCCGCCGCGAGCCACTCTGCCATCTATCAGACGCTCCTGGCAGAGGGCCTCACGCGATCTCTTGTAGCTGTCCGGGCTCAGGAGGGAAGCACACGGACCGTCGGATACATCCTTCTGCAATTGATCTTCGGCATCCTGACGTGGGGAGGATTCGACCGCCTGCTCAGCGGTCCGACAAGCGAAGTGTGGCTCTTGCCATGGGTACAGTACCTTTCCCAAAAGGGCGTCCAGTTTCAGCCCGACACCACCATCAAGGCCTTCAATAGCGATGCCAGTGGGCTCACCAGCGTCACCGTCGAGCAAGGTGGCCAGCAAGCCGAGATCTCGGCGGACTTCTACATCTCCGCCCTGCCAGTCGAGATCATGACAGGTCTGGTCACCAGCGAGATGAAGACGCTGGCACCCTCGCTTGCACACCTTGACAGCCTCCGGACAGCATGGATGAACGGTATTCAATTCTTCCTCAAGCAGGATGTCCCGCTCGACTTCGGTCATACCCTCTATGCAGACTCGCCGTGGGCGCTCACCTCCGTGTCGCAAAGACAGTTCTGGCAACAGGCTAATCTTGCCGACTACGGAGACGGGCAGGTGGGCGGCCTTCTCTCTGCGGATATCTCCGACTGGGAGACGCCCGGCATCCTCTACGGCAAACCGGCAATGCAATGTACCGCTCAGGAGATCAAGGATGAAGTCTGGGCACAGATGAAGGCCCACCTCAACGTCGCCGGAGCCGAGCCCATCCGCGACGACAATTTGCTCACCTGGTTCCTCGACCCCGACGTACAGTTCCCGAACCCTTCTGCAGTCACCAACCTCGAGCCGCTACTCATCAACACAGCAAACTCACTGCAATATCGTCCGAACGCGGCCACCGAAATACCGAACCTGTTTCTTGCTTCCGACTACGTGCGCACCTATACCGATCTTGCCTGCATGGAGGCGGCGAACGAGGCCGCCCGCCGTGCAGTCAATGCGATCCTCACGAAGACTGGCTCAACGCAGCCACCAGCCTCTTTATGGGAGATGCAGGAGCCTGATTGCTTCAAACCTCTGATCGAGTACGACCGTCTGCGATTTCGCATGGGCCTGTCCCACACAAGTATTGGACCGATCTAA
- a CDS encoding toll/interleukin-1 receptor domain-containing protein, protein MGGILRSIFVNYRRSDSAGEAGRLFDDLTSHFSPESVFMDVAGIEPGRDFRKAIDQSVATCTVVLAVIGQEWLDMRDSHGGRRLDDASDFVRIELASALRRDIPVVPVLVRGAKMPSAEQLPDDLKELAYRNAVELTHARWKSDVHVLLQALRPYLNVGDVSATVEHREDRERELGRPVEEASGEHRTGSRSDAAALKFEPQTMERIIKELAAFIGPISEVVIKRAAKRCSSVEELYEMAAREIETEADRAKFLRSCRN, encoded by the coding sequence TTGGGAGGCATTCTGCGATCCATCTTCGTCAACTATCGAAGGAGCGATTCGGCGGGCGAAGCTGGCCGCCTCTTTGATGATCTAACGTCGCACTTTAGCCCTGAGTCGGTATTTATGGACGTGGCGGGAATCGAGCCTGGGCGGGATTTCAGGAAGGCCATCGATCAGAGTGTGGCAACCTGCACTGTTGTGCTTGCGGTGATCGGGCAAGAGTGGCTGGACATGAGGGATTCTCATGGAGGTCGGCGCCTGGACGATGCAAGCGACTTCGTGCGGATCGAGCTTGCTTCGGCGCTTCGACGGGATATACCGGTGGTGCCCGTGCTGGTGCGCGGAGCGAAGATGCCCTCAGCGGAACAGCTTCCTGATGACCTGAAGGAACTGGCTTATCGAAATGCGGTTGAATTAACCCACGCTCGCTGGAAGTCGGATGTCCACGTGCTACTCCAGGCCCTGCGGCCCTATCTTAACGTCGGAGACGTGAGTGCGACTGTGGAGCATCGCGAGGACCGAGAAAGAGAGTTGGGTCGTCCCGTGGAAGAGGCGTCCGGGGAACACAGGACAGGCAGCAGATCCGATGCGGCCGCTTTGAAGTTCGAGCCACAGACGATGGAGCGCATCATCAAGGAACTCGCGGCATTTATCGGGCCGATCTCAGAGGTTGTCATAAAGCGGGCGGCGAAGCGATGTTCGTCGGTCGAGGAGCTTTACGAGATGGCGGCGCGTGAAATCGAAACAGAAGCAGACCGGGCGAAGTTCCTTCGGTCGTGCCGGAACTAG
- a CDS encoding DUF3365 domain-containing protein: MKLLAKFNLILLVIFAAGGLLISHLAYSFLIRNARREVLEQARLMLASAQSVRDYTASDLSPLLQQNPRHRVHFLSETIPFYAATTTFNNLRKDNPKYADYIYRETTLNPTNLEDRASDWEADIINELRNHGEPQITSQRSTPSGQSLYIANPIKVSPDCLECHGVPSAAPRAMLAVYGSTNGFGWKNNEIVGAQIVSVPMTVAIDIANRAYHQLLLYLILTLVVAILALDAGVYLFVIRPLKIVSTTADRVSRGEKNVPPIKVHGKDEIATVASSFNRMQLSLAKALKMFEEE; this comes from the coding sequence ATGAAACTCCTGGCTAAATTCAATCTGATTCTGCTTGTCATCTTCGCGGCGGGTGGCCTCTTAATCTCTCATCTCGCCTATTCCTTCCTTATCCGGAATGCGCGCCGGGAAGTCCTCGAGCAGGCGCGGTTGATGCTGGCCAGCGCCCAATCCGTGCGCGACTATACCGCGTCCGATCTGTCCCCGCTTCTTCAGCAAAACCCCAGGCACCGGGTACACTTTCTCTCCGAAACCATTCCCTTTTATGCAGCCACAACCACCTTCAATAATCTCCGCAAGGACAACCCCAAATACGCCGATTACATTTATAGGGAAACCACACTTAATCCTACAAATCTCGAGGACAGAGCCTCGGATTGGGAAGCCGACATCATCAACGAGCTTCGGAACCATGGTGAGCCACAGATCACGAGCCAGCGCTCAACCCCCTCCGGCCAATCGCTTTACATTGCGAATCCGATTAAGGTGAGTCCAGATTGTCTTGAGTGCCACGGCGTTCCATCCGCTGCTCCGCGAGCCATGCTCGCCGTCTACGGCTCGACGAACGGTTTCGGATGGAAGAACAATGAGATCGTAGGTGCTCAGATTGTCTCCGTGCCAATGACGGTTGCTATCGATATCGCCAACCGCGCGTATCACCAGCTGCTGCTCTATCTCATCCTTACACTTGTGGTCGCCATTCTGGCCTTGGACGCCGGTGTCTACCTGTTCGTGATTCGGCCGCTGAAGATAGTCTCTACGACTGCCGACCGTGTCAGCCGCGGCGAAAAGAACGTGCCTCCGATCAAAGTCCACGGCAAAGACGAGATCGCAACCGTCGCCTCATCCTTCAACCGGATGCAGCTTAGCCTTGCAAAAGCGCTCAAGATGTTTGAAGAAGAGTAG
- a CDS encoding DUF4231 domain-containing protein, translating to MVETTESVIGDDPIFDRLEDQIKWYDRKSRSAQHIYKRVKVVEILAAAIIPLLAGLNFPHDKLTTAGLGVLITVLEGILHLNQYQQLWSTYRSTCEALKHEKHVYLGKAGPYAGLADPHALLAERVEACVSQEHAQWSSIQQPTGKAQKTNEP from the coding sequence ATGGTTGAAACGACGGAATCGGTTATCGGCGACGATCCAATCTTTGACCGGCTCGAAGACCAGATCAAATGGTACGACCGGAAGAGCCGATCGGCGCAGCATATCTACAAGCGCGTCAAGGTGGTGGAAATCCTCGCGGCTGCAATTATCCCGTTGCTGGCAGGCTTGAATTTCCCGCACGATAAGTTGACGACCGCAGGTCTCGGCGTACTCATCACGGTCCTGGAAGGGATTCTCCATCTAAACCAGTACCAGCAGCTTTGGAGCACGTATCGCTCTACCTGTGAAGCGCTGAAACATGAGAAGCACGTTTATCTGGGCAAAGCAGGACCCTATGCGGGACTGGCCGATCCGCACGCGCTACTCGCCGAACGAGTCGAGGCCTGCGTTTCGCAGGAACACGCGCAATGGAGCTCGATCCAGCAACCGACAGGGAAGGCGCAAAAGACCAACGAACCTTGA
- a CDS encoding lysozyme, whose translation MSNFTYSDSGLGLTKRFEGLNLNSYQDQVGVWTIGYGHTGPSVHGGLTITQDQADQLLLSDIAASVTCVNGAVTATINQNQFDALVDFVFNLGCSALLSSTLLRHLNAGDFAAAAPQFLLWDHAGGVVIPGLLRRRQAERDLFQT comes from the coding sequence GTGTCCAACTTCACCTATAGCGACTCGGGCCTCGGTTTAACGAAGCGGTTTGAGGGTCTTAATCTGAACTCCTATCAGGACCAGGTAGGAGTCTGGACCATTGGCTACGGACACACCGGACCCAGCGTGCATGGTGGCCTCACCATCACTCAGGATCAGGCTGACCAATTGCTCCTGAGCGATATCGCAGCCTCGGTCACCTGCGTCAACGGCGCGGTCACGGCCACGATCAACCAGAACCAGTTCGACGCACTGGTTGATTTTGTCTTCAACCTCGGGTGTTCGGCGCTGCTCTCCTCAACATTGCTGCGCCACCTGAATGCCGGTGACTTCGCGGCCGCAGCTCCACAGTTTCTGCTTTGGGATCACGCTGGCGGCGTTGTAATTCCCGGCCTTCTTCGTCGTCGTCAGGCGGAGAGAGACCTGTTCCAGACTTAG
- a CDS encoding DUF6599 family protein, translated as MGTFNFNLRRMVHCVLLLCLVGFMPSAFGQTAKTMLVEPPIPLLPTQFGPWQPEGTSPSCVDCLQPEGVTGAVLKEDGLSRASQMTYRRSNKTGTMILEAYQFGDATGAASAFTFLRKPDSRMVMPRDGKIGSEMAASGAGEFIFRSGTTVVVANASNAGAPVVNDLRRLETTLPKVGGPKAQSPLLPTLLPAKGLEVESVRYALGPVGYQAMGGVLPGAIIGFDKSAEVVMAKYKGGGMLTLLLYPTPQIAGNHGRAIVAEMNRQGAAAGTVKLRREGPLVSMTTGSWSPDAAQKMVEGIHLRDVFTWNKTPPPEFRTEIYKTVSLLTSIAILSGILALAAVILGLFLGFGRAAIRVLQGKPAATEPEFLRIDLSGRSEKIHLEGQTPHPEG; from the coding sequence ATGGGTACTTTCAATTTCAATCTTCGTCGGATGGTGCATTGCGTTTTGCTATTGTGCCTGGTCGGGTTTATGCCTTCGGCTTTCGGGCAGACGGCGAAGACGATGCTGGTGGAGCCTCCGATCCCTCTATTGCCGACGCAGTTTGGTCCATGGCAGCCAGAGGGAACCTCGCCGTCGTGCGTCGACTGCCTGCAACCAGAGGGAGTGACCGGAGCGGTATTGAAAGAGGACGGTTTGAGTCGGGCCAGCCAGATGACCTACCGTCGCTCCAATAAAACCGGGACGATGATTCTCGAGGCATACCAGTTTGGCGATGCGACGGGAGCGGCGAGCGCCTTTACCTTCCTGCGCAAGCCCGACTCGCGGATGGTTATGCCCAGAGATGGAAAGATTGGCTCCGAGATGGCGGCATCAGGCGCGGGAGAGTTTATCTTTCGCAGCGGAACGACCGTCGTCGTGGCGAACGCGAGCAACGCGGGCGCCCCTGTGGTGAACGATCTGCGGCGGCTGGAGACGACGCTGCCGAAGGTGGGAGGCCCGAAGGCGCAATCTCCGCTGCTGCCGACGCTGCTGCCCGCGAAGGGCTTGGAAGTTGAGTCGGTACGATATGCGCTCGGACCGGTGGGCTATCAGGCGATGGGCGGCGTGCTGCCTGGAGCAATCATCGGCTTCGATAAAAGCGCCGAAGTGGTGATGGCGAAATATAAGGGTGGTGGCATGTTGACTCTGTTGCTCTATCCGACGCCGCAGATAGCAGGCAACCACGGACGGGCGATTGTGGCAGAGATGAATCGTCAGGGCGCAGCAGCGGGAACGGTGAAGCTGCGGCGCGAAGGACCGCTCGTCTCGATGACGACGGGTTCATGGAGTCCAGATGCCGCGCAGAAGATGGTCGAGGGAATCCATCTGCGCGATGTGTTTACCTGGAACAAGACACCTCCGCCAGAGTTTAGAACGGAGATCTACAAGACGGTGAGCCTGCTGACCAGCATCGCCATTCTGTCGGGCATATTGGCGCTGGCCGCGGTGATACTCGGGCTGTTTCTGGGGTTTGGAAGGGCGGCGATCCGCGTCTTGCAAGGGAAGCCTGCCGCCACCGAGCCGGAGTTTTTGCGGATCGACCTTAGCGGTCGATCCGAGAAGATCCACCTTGAAGGGCAAACGCCTCACCCGGAAGGATGA
- a CDS encoding N-acetylmuramoyl-L-alanine amidase translates to MAQGASAKARKAARPRVELSPWQQAMQGREKLEAIPAGARTRAEYTEAMDGFRTIYHESPGDTYAAAAVNAVAELLVEQGHGSHDTKSLKDAVGQYEFLRKQYPGSSLRVAALLAEAQIYENDLHDFDGARKQYALLVKEYPKSEQAEEARAGLASLKLETRDQGAGTRQGRDQKSSEPTAVNYGGATGGTFAPMPVTTRKAIVPEQGEESMPAAVKQGGVATSELVSEEAGPTHVASAPGKRHGLAQVTGIRHWSTPNYTRVAIDLGDDVTYEAARVPHPDRIYFDLHGTRLAQQLVGKSFTVTDDGFLKRVRAAQFTNDMTRVVLDVNDVTEYSAFLLPNPYRLIIDIHGGSKEQASGDKDQGTGVAVRAAAAPETAVVTKATTARPVPNTVEAKSNSLVEVASLSDQPGRVEATRRPTSQPISAVVKEPDSGLAGQSLDTTAGSRRTKRTRAEVAGAVPARAAVPTADGETSLVRALGLKIGRIVIDAGHGGHDSGTLGYGGIEEKDVVLDVALRLGKLLHERLGAEIIYTRSDDTFIPLETRTAIANKAQADLFLSIHANSSRDESARGVETYYLNFTTQLDALEVAARENAVSDQSIHQLSDLVKKIALKDKIAESREFATDVQESLYSGLEKGNAGLKDRGVKKAPFVVLIGANMPSILAEISFVTNPNDARQLEEPAYRERVAESVYRGVARYEAGLSGVKLPVERASTK, encoded by the coding sequence ATGGCGCAGGGGGCGTCAGCTAAAGCCAGGAAGGCGGCGCGTCCTCGCGTGGAGCTATCGCCGTGGCAGCAGGCGATGCAGGGGCGGGAGAAGCTGGAGGCAATTCCTGCCGGAGCGCGGACCAGGGCGGAGTATACAGAGGCGATGGATGGGTTTCGCACGATCTATCATGAGTCGCCGGGAGACACTTATGCCGCTGCGGCGGTGAATGCCGTGGCGGAGTTGCTGGTCGAACAGGGACACGGATCGCATGATACGAAGTCGCTGAAGGACGCAGTAGGGCAGTATGAGTTTCTGCGCAAGCAGTATCCGGGAAGCTCGCTGCGCGTCGCGGCCCTGCTGGCGGAGGCGCAGATCTATGAGAACGATCTGCATGATTTTGACGGAGCGCGGAAGCAGTATGCGCTACTCGTGAAAGAGTACCCGAAGAGCGAGCAGGCAGAGGAGGCCCGGGCGGGGCTGGCATCTTTGAAACTGGAGACCAGGGATCAGGGAGCAGGCACCAGGCAAGGAAGGGATCAGAAGAGTAGCGAACCGACTGCTGTGAACTACGGAGGGGCGACGGGGGGTACGTTCGCCCCAATGCCAGTGACCACAAGGAAAGCGATCGTACCGGAGCAGGGGGAGGAGAGCATGCCGGCCGCGGTGAAGCAGGGGGGGGTGGCTACATCCGAACTTGTCAGCGAGGAGGCGGGGCCGACGCATGTGGCGTCGGCACCAGGGAAGCGGCATGGGCTGGCGCAGGTTACGGGGATTCGACACTGGTCGACTCCGAACTATACACGCGTGGCCATCGACCTGGGCGATGACGTGACCTATGAAGCCGCCCGAGTGCCGCATCCGGACCGCATCTATTTTGATCTGCACGGGACTCGGCTGGCGCAGCAATTGGTAGGCAAGAGTTTTACGGTGACCGATGATGGCTTTTTGAAGCGTGTGCGGGCGGCGCAGTTTACCAACGACATGACGCGGGTAGTTCTGGATGTGAACGATGTGACGGAATACTCGGCCTTTTTGCTCCCGAATCCCTATCGCCTGATTATCGACATTCATGGGGGAAGTAAAGAGCAGGCATCAGGGGACAAGGATCAGGGAACAGGGGTTGCAGTGCGAGCCGCAGCTGCTCCTGAGACTGCTGTGGTGACGAAGGCGACCACGGCGCGGCCTGTGCCGAATACGGTCGAGGCGAAGTCGAACAGCCTGGTAGAGGTGGCTTCTTTGAGCGACCAGCCGGGAAGGGTGGAGGCGACCCGGAGGCCGACCTCGCAGCCGATTTCGGCGGTGGTAAAGGAGCCCGATTCGGGGCTTGCCGGACAGAGTTTGGATACCACTGCTGGTTCTCGACGGACAAAGAGGACCAGGGCCGAGGTTGCGGGGGCGGTTCCGGCGCGGGCTGCCGTGCCTACGGCGGATGGGGAGACATCGCTGGTAAGGGCGCTGGGGCTGAAGATCGGGCGCATCGTGATCGACGCCGGGCATGGCGGCCATGACTCGGGCACGCTGGGTTATGGCGGGATTGAGGAGAAGGACGTGGTGCTCGATGTGGCTCTGCGGCTGGGTAAACTGCTGCATGAGCGGCTGGGCGCGGAGATCATCTATACACGGTCCGATGACACGTTTATCCCGCTGGAGACACGGACTGCGATTGCGAACAAGGCGCAAGCGGATTTATTTTTGTCGATCCATGCGAACTCCTCACGGGATGAGAGCGCGCGTGGCGTGGAGACATACTACCTGAACTTCACGACGCAACTGGACGCATTGGAAGTAGCTGCGAGAGAGAATGCGGTCTCCGATCAATCCATCCATCAGTTGAGCGATCTGGTGAAAAAGATTGCGCTGAAGGACAAGATTGCGGAGTCGCGGGAGTTTGCCACCGACGTGCAGGAGAGCCTGTATAGCGGGTTGGAGAAGGGCAATGCGGGATTGAAGGACCGAGGGGTAAAGAAGGCCCCGTTTGTGGTGCTGATTGGGGCAAACATGCCATCGATTCTGGCGGAGATCTCGTTTGTGACGAACCCCAACGATGCCAGGCAATTGGAAGAGCCGGCCTATCGGGAGCGGGTGGCAGAGAGCGTGTATCGCGGTGTAGCGAGGTATGAGGCTGGCCTAAGCGGCGTGAAGTTGCCCGTGGAGCGGGCGAGCACAAAGTAG
- a CDS encoding 30S ribosomal protein S1 gives MVDDHNPEHTESKPLTTELETLAPEATAAHAELSSESTSNQQHETAPEIAGHDAPHDTPTSTNTSAHQSAQAGHVATVTAAAGDESADDDLNYDAADFAAALASFDREQAADAAAAQNLTAEEVIVTGTVLKITDKHVVVDIGLKSEGLIPLAQVLDINGAPKFQVGDAVEVVVEREEAEGGYLVSYEKALRHKVWDKLEQAANEKTPVKGMVLSRVKGGLTVDIGIKAFLPGSQVEVRPVRNLDGYIGTEIEVRVIKLNKKRGNVVISRKELLEEDQNAKKSVTLATLEEGSVLTGTVKNLTDYGAFVDMGGLDGLLHITDMSWGRLTHPRDLVNVGDEIQVKVLKFDKDKQRVSLGFKQLTPDPWLDAIERYPIGAQVRGRVLSVTDYGAFVELEQGIEGLVHVSEMTWSKRMKHPSKMVKPGDEVDTIILSVNPNDRRISLGMKQLQDNPWEQLEDKYPTGAIIEGRVRNLTDFGAFIEIEDGIDGLVHVSNLSWTKRIKHPSEVLKKGEKVKAIVLGVEPENRRLSLGVKQLQPDVWDTFFAQHRVGDVIKGKILRTAQFGAFVEIAEGVEGLCHVSEAVDANHQPVAMDVDSEHEFKIVKMNQEEKKVGLSIRAVGEEASRAEVESYKEREKSPKGSSSSSSSSSSSSSTTLGDLINWKRSERE, from the coding sequence ATGGTAGACGACCATAATCCTGAACACACCGAGAGCAAACCCCTGACCACCGAACTGGAAACCCTAGCGCCCGAAGCGACAGCGGCACACGCCGAACTGTCTTCTGAATCCACCTCCAACCAGCAGCATGAGACTGCTCCTGAAATTGCCGGCCACGACGCGCCCCACGATACTCCGACGAGCACTAATACATCTGCTCACCAAAGTGCGCAAGCTGGTCATGTGGCAACCGTTACGGCTGCCGCTGGCGACGAGTCCGCTGATGACGACCTGAACTACGACGCCGCCGACTTTGCGGCTGCGCTGGCAAGTTTTGACCGCGAGCAGGCTGCTGATGCCGCCGCTGCCCAGAACTTGACCGCCGAAGAGGTCATCGTTACCGGAACCGTCCTCAAGATTACGGACAAGCATGTCGTTGTCGATATTGGGCTCAAGTCGGAAGGTCTGATTCCGCTGGCACAAGTGCTGGATATCAATGGCGCGCCGAAGTTCCAGGTTGGCGATGCGGTTGAGGTTGTGGTCGAGCGGGAAGAGGCCGAGGGCGGCTACCTGGTCAGCTACGAAAAGGCGCTGCGCCATAAGGTCTGGGACAAGCTCGAGCAGGCCGCGAACGAGAAGACCCCGGTGAAGGGCATGGTATTGAGCCGCGTCAAGGGCGGTCTTACCGTGGACATCGGCATCAAGGCGTTTCTGCCGGGATCGCAGGTCGAGGTTCGCCCTGTCCGCAATCTGGACGGCTACATCGGCACCGAGATCGAAGTTCGCGTCATCAAGCTGAACAAAAAGCGCGGCAATGTTGTCATCAGCCGCAAGGAATTGCTCGAAGAAGACCAGAATGCCAAGAAGTCCGTTACTCTGGCGACTCTGGAAGAGGGCAGCGTTCTGACCGGTACGGTGAAGAACCTGACAGACTACGGCGCGTTCGTGGATATGGGCGGCCTCGATGGCCTGCTGCACATCACCGACATGAGCTGGGGCCGGTTGACGCATCCTCGCGACCTGGTTAACGTCGGCGACGAGATTCAGGTAAAGGTATTAAAGTTCGACAAGGACAAGCAGCGGGTTTCGCTGGGCTTCAAGCAATTGACGCCTGACCCGTGGCTGGATGCGATTGAGCGCTACCCGATTGGGGCGCAGGTTCGCGGCCGCGTGCTTTCGGTCACTGACTACGGCGCGTTTGTCGAGCTGGAGCAGGGCATCGAAGGACTGGTTCACGTCTCGGAGATGACCTGGTCGAAGCGGATGAAGCATCCATCGAAGATGGTGAAGCCGGGCGATGAGGTAGACACGATCATCCTGAGCGTGAACCCGAACGACCGCCGCATCTCGCTGGGCATGAAGCAGTTGCAGGACAATCCCTGGGAGCAATTGGAAGATAAGTATCCGACCGGCGCCATCATTGAGGGCCGTGTTCGCAACCTGACCGACTTCGGCGCGTTCATCGAGATCGAAGATGGAATCGATGGACTGGTGCATGTCTCGAACCTGAGCTGGACCAAGCGCATCAAGCATCCTTCTGAGGTCCTGAAGAAGGGCGAGAAGGTGAAGGCGATTGTTCTCGGCGTCGAGCCTGAGAACCGCCGCCTGTCGCTGGGCGTCAAGCAGTTGCAGCCGGATGTTTGGGATACGTTCTTTGCCCAGCACCGGGTTGGCGACGTCATCAAGGGCAAGATTCTGCGCACGGCACAGTTTGGCGCCTTCGTTGAGATTGCTGAAGGAGTCGAGGGCTTGTGCCACGTCTCCGAGGCGGTCGATGCGAACCACCAGCCGGTGGCGATGGATGTTGACTCGGAGCACGAGTTCAAGATCGTCAAGATGAACCAGGAAGAGAAGAAGGTCGGACTCAGCATTCGGGCAGTTGGTGAAGAAGCCAGCCGCGCCGAGGTCGAGAGCTACAAGGAGCGTGAGAAGTCGCCGAAGGGTTCTTCGTCTTCCTCCTCCTCTTCCTCGTCGAGCAGCAGCACCACGCTGGGCGATCTGATCAACTGGAAGCGGTCTGAGCGCGAGTAA